The proteins below come from a single Gordonia pseudamarae genomic window:
- a CDS encoding RodZ family helix-turn-helix domain-containing protein, with translation MTLLHDKATRTRGAATAATTTTGRRAGRTAGGERASRSALAQRAIDRRSRRIARGGDAAASRTGRVRRIPFVVPIVIVLVAGLGLSLWLSTKAAQDSYRLGVARNENQSLSDRVDTLKQTFESGDSATALSDKAGKLGMIPSDNPPRMIVEGNGTRRVVGQLSPAQGRSLPSINDTAKTEDPLDKIDKTKVDDSNGLDGNDNPSASSQTPAADTNSSGAQSNSPSTRTPETSGTTLAPNVLPTAVSNPPGGNSGQSG, from the coding sequence ATGACCCTCCTGCACGACAAGGCGACCAGAACCCGGGGTGCGGCCACGGCGGCGACCACGACGACCGGCCGCAGGGCAGGCCGGACGGCCGGTGGTGAGCGGGCGAGCAGGTCGGCACTGGCACAGCGTGCGATCGACCGTCGCAGCCGCCGGATCGCCCGCGGTGGCGATGCGGCGGCCTCGCGCACCGGCCGCGTCCGTCGCATCCCCTTCGTGGTTCCGATCGTGATCGTGCTGGTCGCGGGACTGGGGCTGAGTCTGTGGCTGTCGACCAAGGCGGCGCAGGACTCCTATCGCCTCGGCGTGGCGCGCAACGAGAATCAGAGCCTGTCCGATCGGGTGGATACCCTCAAGCAGACCTTCGAATCCGGAGATTCGGCGACGGCGCTCTCGGACAAGGCCGGCAAGCTCGGGATGATCCCGTCGGACAATCCGCCGCGGATGATCGTCGAGGGCAACGGAACGCGCCGGGTGGTGGGGCAGCTGTCGCCCGCGCAGGGGCGGTCGCTGCCGTCCATCAACGACACCGCCAAGACCGAGGACCCCCTCGACAAGATCGACAAGACCAAGGTCGACGACTCGAACGGACTGGACGGCAACGACAACCCGTCCGCATCGTCACAGACCCCGGCGGCCGATACCAACTCCTCCGGTGCACAGTCGAATTCGCCGTCCACCCGGACGCCGGAGACGTCGGGCACCACCCTCGCGCCCAACGTTCTGCCGACGGCTGTGAGCAACCCGCCGGGCGGAAATTCGGGGCAGTCGGGGTAA
- a CDS encoding DUF3040 domain-containing protein: protein MPLSEHEQRMLEEIENALYAEDPKFASSVKSRRLGKADGRRRLQAFAVFVIGLVLLVGGLAIGLKIGGFPIVSLIGFLVMFSGGLLALWGGARPTRGAAGAATDTNAGGARSASPAKRSLSDRMEERFNRRFEQD, encoded by the coding sequence GTGCCACTCTCGGAGCACGAGCAGCGGATGCTCGAAGAGATCGAGAACGCTCTGTATGCCGAAGACCCGAAGTTCGCGTCGAGCGTCAAGAGCCGACGGCTCGGAAAGGCCGACGGACGACGTCGACTGCAAGCGTTCGCCGTTTTCGTGATCGGCCTCGTCCTGCTTGTCGGAGGCCTCGCGATCGGCCTCAAGATCGGTGGTTTCCCCATCGTCAGCCTCATCGGCTTCCTCGTCATGTTCAGTGGCGGTCTCCTCGCACTATGGGGAGGAGCTCGGCCCACTCGTGGTGCGGCAGGTGCGGCCACGGACACGAATGCCGGAGGAGCCAGGTCCGCGAGTCCGGCCAAGCGAAGTCTTTCCGATCGCATGGAAGAACGCTTCAACCGGCGGTTCGAACAGGACTAG
- a CDS encoding SAV_6107 family HEPN domain-containing protein — MTGRQVVIDPVIVDRARGMLERAHVLRDNADGVPDDAERFRQYYLAALRAAGAALAVYEPRVIPVRSRRGSRSAWKRIGLLIPELAESARRMDERSSTRMNIEAGLTRTVPPGDLHALRGELLDLLDRAESLVVAYEQGKLAHQRPAGIYTA, encoded by the coding sequence ATGACTGGTCGGCAGGTGGTCATCGACCCCGTGATCGTCGATCGTGCGCGAGGCATGCTCGAGCGGGCGCACGTGCTTCGCGACAACGCCGACGGCGTGCCTGACGATGCCGAACGGTTCCGGCAGTATTACCTGGCGGCTCTGCGCGCGGCGGGGGCGGCCCTGGCGGTGTACGAGCCCCGGGTGATCCCGGTCCGCTCGCGGCGCGGTTCGCGGAGTGCGTGGAAGCGGATCGGCCTGCTGATCCCGGAACTCGCCGAGTCCGCGCGGCGCATGGACGAGAGGTCATCCACGCGGATGAACATCGAAGCGGGGCTTACGCGGACCGTCCCGCCCGGCGATCTCCATGCGCTCAGGGGCGAGCTGCTCGATCTGCTCGACAGGGCCGAAAGTCTCGTTGTGGCATACGAGCAGGGCAAGCTGGCGCATCAACGGCCCGCGGGCATATATACTGCATGA
- the rsmH gene encoding 16S rRNA (cytosine(1402)-N(4))-methyltransferase RsmH, producing MTDQPPHPSADHGHVPVMVQQMIDLLGPALPVGGAGSDSSPVLVDATLGAGGHAELALRTYPHVTVIGIDRDESALAIARARLADFGDRISFHHARFDELPEVVAAGGHTRIDAALFDLGVSSMQLDRPDRGFAYAVDAPLDMRMDPSGTLTAADILNTYSHGELARVLHEYGEERFAGKIASAVLREREREPFTNSARLVALLYETIPAATRRTGGHPAKRTFQALRIEVNSELAALSEALPAALDLVRVGGRVAVMSYQSLEDKIVKREFAVRTASRTPPGLPVELPGSGPEFALITRGAVRPDDDELHTNPRSAPVRVRVIERIEEKG from the coding sequence ATGACCGATCAGCCTCCACACCCGTCCGCGGACCACGGTCACGTCCCGGTGATGGTCCAGCAGATGATCGACCTGCTGGGACCGGCGCTGCCCGTGGGTGGAGCCGGTTCGGACTCGTCACCGGTCCTTGTCGACGCGACCCTCGGCGCCGGGGGACATGCCGAACTCGCCCTGCGCACCTATCCCCACGTCACGGTGATCGGCATCGACCGCGACGAGTCGGCGCTGGCGATCGCCCGTGCCCGGCTGGCCGACTTCGGTGACCGGATCTCCTTCCACCACGCGCGATTCGACGAACTGCCCGAGGTGGTCGCGGCCGGCGGACACACCCGGATCGACGCCGCGCTGTTCGATCTGGGCGTGTCGTCGATGCAACTCGACCGACCGGACCGGGGGTTCGCCTACGCCGTCGACGCCCCGCTGGACATGCGGATGGATCCGTCCGGCACGCTCACCGCCGCCGACATCCTGAACACCTACTCCCACGGTGAACTCGCCCGCGTCCTGCACGAGTACGGCGAGGAGCGCTTCGCCGGAAAGATAGCCTCGGCGGTGCTGCGTGAGCGGGAACGCGAACCGTTCACCAACAGCGCCAGGCTCGTCGCGCTGCTGTACGAGACGATTCCCGCGGCCACCCGGCGGACGGGCGGGCATCCGGCCAAGCGGACGTTCCAGGCGTTGCGGATCGAGGTCAACAGTGAGCTCGCCGCATTGTCGGAGGCGTTGCCGGCGGCTCTGGACCTGGTGCGTGTCGGCGGCCGGGTCGCGGTGATGAGCTATCAGTCGCTCGAGGACAAGATCGTCAAGCGTGAGTTCGCCGTGCGGACGGCCTCGCGCACCCCGCCCGGGTTGCCCGTCGAATTGCCGGGCAGCGGACCGGAGTTCGCGCTCATCACGCGCGGTGCGGTCCGACCGGACGATGACGAACTGCACACCAATCCACGTTCGGCCCCGGTACGTGTCCGGGTGATCGAGCGAATCGAGGAGAAGGGCTGA
- the mraZ gene encoding division/cell wall cluster transcriptional repressor MraZ has protein sequence MSARLVGTYTPKMDDKGRLTLPAKFREALAGGVMVTRGQDRSLSVYRLEDFDIVADRLREASRNDPEARAFQRYFFASSDEQRPDAQGRISLSAGHREYAGLVKECVVIGGFDHLEIWDAHTWNNYQGQHEENFSAANSAALDSLL, from the coding sequence ATGTCTGCGCGACTTGTCGGCACCTACACGCCAAAGATGGACGACAAGGGGCGACTGACGTTGCCGGCAAAGTTTCGCGAAGCACTGGCAGGAGGGGTGATGGTCACACGAGGCCAGGACCGCAGCCTGTCGGTGTACCGGCTGGAGGACTTCGACATCGTCGCGGACCGACTGCGGGAAGCATCGCGAAACGATCCTGAGGCCAGAGCCTTCCAGCGCTACTTCTTCGCCAGTTCCGATGAGCAACGTCCCGATGCCCAAGGGCGGATCTCGCTGTCCGCCGGTCATCGGGAGTATGCCGGCCTGGTGAAGGAATGCGTGGTGATCGGTGGTTTCGATCATCTGGAGATCTGGGATGCCCACACATGGAACAACTACCAAGGACAACACGAAGAGAACTTCTCGGCCGCAAACTCCGCGGCGCTGGATTCACTGTTGTAG